A stretch of the Spirochaetaceae bacterium genome encodes the following:
- the glf gene encoding UDP-galactopyranose mutase, with product MDISSFDCLIVGSGFCGSVIARKLAEQGKKVLILERRNHIAGNMYDEIDDNGILVQHYGPHTLHTNNKEVFDFIIKYGDWVDYRLQCAAVMDDIVSPSPFNLTTIDMLYNQEEAENLKQHLKICYGEQKSVTIVELLRCDDLLIRQYAEKLFEIDYRPYTAKQWGIPPEEIDVSVLKRVPVRLDYTNAYFDDTYQVMPKNGFTQFFTGLLNHKNIEVRLNTDALSYLQINTESKKILFNNQQIHIPVVYTGAIDELLQYSYGQLPYRSLRFDYQTKQVDSFQIAPVVAYPSAEGYTRITEYKKLPVQNIQGVTTVAYEYPLQVKDGDDLEPYYPILTDVNTVMYNKYLANLQGFPNFFLCGRLADYKYYNMDNAIMRAFEVFNNIVKR from the coding sequence TTGGATATTTCAAGTTTTGACTGCCTTATAGTTGGGAGTGGTTTTTGCGGTAGTGTGATAGCCCGTAAGCTTGCCGAACAAGGTAAAAAAGTGCTGATATTAGAACGGCGAAACCATATTGCTGGTAATATGTACGATGAGATAGATGATAATGGTATTTTAGTGCAACATTATGGACCACACACATTGCATACTAACAATAAAGAGGTTTTTGACTTTATTATCAAGTACGGCGACTGGGTCGATTATCGCTTACAATGTGCTGCAGTAATGGACGATATTGTTTCACCATCGCCGTTTAACCTAACCACCATTGATATGCTTTATAATCAAGAAGAAGCCGAAAACTTGAAGCAGCATTTAAAGATTTGTTATGGTGAGCAAAAAAGTGTAACTATTGTTGAGCTACTGAGATGTGATGACCTGCTAATTAGGCAATATGCCGAAAAATTATTTGAAATAGACTATCGTCCTTATACAGCCAAGCAGTGGGGTATTCCTCCTGAAGAAATTGATGTCAGCGTACTAAAGCGGGTACCTGTTAGATTAGATTATACCAATGCTTATTTTGATGATACTTATCAAGTTATGCCTAAAAATGGGTTTACACAATTTTTTACTGGATTATTAAATCACAAAAATATTGAAGTAAGGCTTAATACAGATGCCTTAAGTTATTTGCAAATTAACACTGAAAGCAAAAAAATTTTATTTAATAACCAACAGATTCATATTCCAGTAGTGTATACTGGTGCTATAGACGAGCTATTACAATATAGTTATGGACAGCTGCCCTACCGCTCGCTCCGGTTTGATTATCAAACTAAACAAGTTGATAGTTTTCAGATTGCTCCCGTAGTTGCTTACCCTAGTGCCGAAGGGTATACCCGTATAACCGAGTATAAAAAATTACCTGTGCAAAATATACAGGGTGTTACTACGGTAGCCTACGAGTACCCATTACAGGTAAAAGATGGTGATGACTTAGAGCCATACTACCCTATTTTAACTGATGTGAACACTGTTATGTATAACAAATACTTAGCTAATTTACAAGGATTCCCTAACTTTTTTTTATGCGGTAGGTTGGCTGACTATA
- the rfbG gene encoding CDP-glucose 4,6-dehydratase, with product MENFNNVYKGKTVLVTGHTGFKGSWLSVWLTSLGANVVGYALNPYSPKGNYYASHLKKHLFADERGDLRNFDTLEAVVEKYKPEIIFHLGAQALVRTAYVDPKYTYETNILGSVNVMEVCRKFDFIKTVVMITSDKCYENIEQIWGYKETDRMGGYDPYSASKGAASLVISSYRSSYFNINDYAKHGKAVAEVRAGNVVGGGDWSDNRLVPDCIKAIEEGRDIEIRSPNATRPWEHVLEPLVGYLRVGQKLIEEPVKYATEFNFGPPLASNKTVWEVVSKLVKYYGEGVVIDKSAGVFVHENQLLNLDVTKAYVMLDWQARLTLDETIKFTVDWYKEALQSADMFDFCLKQIDDFCKRGS from the coding sequence ATGGAAAATTTTAACAACGTGTACAAGGGTAAAACTGTATTAGTTACGGGGCATACGGGGTTTAAGGGTTCGTGGCTATCGGTTTGGCTAACTTCATTAGGAGCAAACGTAGTGGGCTATGCGCTAAACCCTTATTCACCCAAAGGCAATTATTACGCCTCACACCTAAAAAAACATTTATTTGCTGATGAACGCGGCGACTTGCGTAATTTTGATACATTAGAAGCGGTAGTTGAAAAATATAAGCCCGAAATTATTTTTCATTTAGGTGCGCAAGCATTGGTAAGAACGGCTTATGTCGACCCTAAATACACTTACGAAACTAATATTTTAGGCTCGGTTAACGTGATGGAAGTATGTCGAAAGTTTGATTTTATTAAAACAGTGGTGATGATAACTTCAGATAAATGTTACGAAAATATTGAGCAGATATGGGGCTACAAAGAAACTGACCGAATGGGCGGATATGACCCTTATTCAGCTTCTAAAGGAGCTGCTTCATTAGTAATTTCTTCGTATCGAAGTTCGTATTTTAATATTAACGATTATGCTAAACACGGTAAAGCAGTAGCTGAGGTGCGTGCGGGTAACGTCGTAGGTGGTGGCGACTGGAGTGATAATCGTCTTGTACCGGATTGTATCAAAGCCATCGAAGAAGGACGTGATATAGAAATACGAAGTCCCAATGCCACTAGGCCGTGGGAGCATGTACTTGAACCATTGGTAGGATATTTACGTGTTGGTCAAAAGTTAATAGAGGAGCCAGTAAAATATGCTACTGAGTTTAACTTTGGGCCACCGCTGGCTTCTAATAAAACTGTGTGGGAAGTAGTCAGCAAACTGGTAAAATATTATGGGGAAGGAGTCGTCATTGATAAATCAGCCGGTGTATTTGTGCACGAAAACCAGTTATTAAATCTTGATGTTACCAAAGCTTATGTGATGCTTGACTGGCAGGCACGTTTAACTTTAGATGAGACCATAAAGTTTACAGTGGATTGGTATAAAGAAGCCTTGCAGTCGGCAGATATGTTTGATTTTTGTTTAAAACAAATTGATGATTTTTGTAAAAGAGGAAGTTAA
- a CDS encoding NAD(P)-dependent oxidoreductase produces MVQRGYTVYAPSINSLQTNNEKIVQCDLDFNNREAVKTFMEEYKFTDCIHLAWYVGKGLHKSNLNMEWLSLSLDMLKWFKENGGKRFLMAGSVSEYDFSYGYFKENATPITNHSIYGKAKAALDVVGNQYAAQNDIAFKTARIFNLYGPFEKPERIVPAVILSCLKNEDVRVSDCVKQVDYLHVYDMAMGIVTLFESDMVGAVNISSGEAVRLRAIVERIVEFTRSKSKVLWGVVPPSYDDPFVCGDNEKLRSLGWQPQFTLNEGLKQTISWWKENGKF; encoded by the coding sequence ATGGTGCAACGAGGGTATACCGTATATGCTCCAAGTATCAATTCTTTACAGACCAATAACGAAAAAATTGTGCAGTGTGATTTAGATTTTAATAACCGTGAAGCCGTTAAAACTTTTATGGAAGAATATAAGTTTACGGATTGTATCCATTTGGCGTGGTATGTGGGCAAAGGGCTACATAAATCTAATCTCAATATGGAGTGGTTATCTTTGTCGTTGGATATGTTAAAGTGGTTTAAAGAGAACGGCGGCAAACGTTTTTTAATGGCTGGTAGTGTCTCTGAATACGATTTTTCTTACGGCTACTTTAAAGAAAATGCCACGCCAATTACTAATCACTCTATATACGGGAAAGCGAAAGCGGCTTTAGATGTGGTGGGGAATCAGTATGCAGCTCAAAACGATATAGCGTTTAAAACAGCTCGTATCTTTAATCTTTATGGCCCATTTGAAAAGCCTGAGCGTATTGTGCCGGCAGTAATATTATCGTGTTTAAAGAATGAAGATGTGAGGGTCTCTGATTGTGTAAAGCAAGTTGATTACCTGCATGTTTACGATATGGCGATGGGTATTGTCACTTTGTTTGAGAGTGATATGGTGGGTGCAGTTAATATTTCTTCGGGCGAGGCGGTAAGGTTACGAGCTATTGTTGAAAGAATTGTAGAATTCACTAGGTCAAAATCGAAAGTATTATGGGGAGTAGTTCCTCCAAGTTATGATGACCCTTTTGTGTGTGGCGATAACGAAAAGCTGCGTTCACTAGGGTGGCAACCCCAGTTTACGTTAAACGAAGGTTTAAAACAAACTATAAGTTGGTGGAAAGAGAATGGAAAATTTTAA
- the rfbF gene encoding glucose-1-phosphate cytidylyltransferase: MKVVILAGGLGTRLSEETNLVPKPMVEIGGHPILWHIMKIYSHYGFNEFIVLTGYKSHIIKDYFINYYSRYSDVTVDMASNVVELHKNRTENWKVTMLYTGQDSMTGGRLLAARDYIGKERFMITYGDGISDVDVTELVKNHEKAGKYATLTAVRPSGRFGVLDMENDGTILSFKEKAEGGSGWINGGFFVMESEVFNYLKDGKGTILERRPLEMLANEGQLNAYKHDGFWQAMDTLKDKNDLTNMWSKGKAVWAVWNK, encoded by the coding sequence ATGAAAGTAGTTATTTTAGCAGGTGGTTTGGGTACGCGTCTTTCAGAGGAGACCAACCTAGTGCCTAAACCAATGGTTGAAATTGGTGGACACCCTATTCTTTGGCACATTATGAAAATATACTCGCATTACGGCTTTAATGAGTTTATTGTGCTTACTGGGTATAAATCGCATATTATAAAGGATTATTTTATTAATTATTACTCGCGTTATAGTGATGTTACGGTGGATATGGCAAGTAACGTAGTGGAGTTACATAAAAATAGAACTGAAAATTGGAAAGTTACTATGCTTTACACTGGGCAGGATAGCATGACTGGTGGGCGGCTATTAGCTGCTAGAGATTATATTGGTAAAGAGCGGTTTATGATAACTTATGGTGATGGTATAAGTGATGTTGATGTTACCGAATTAGTTAAAAATCATGAAAAAGCAGGTAAATACGCTACACTTACAGCGGTGCGACCAAGCGGGCGCTTTGGGGTGTTGGATATGGAGAATGATGGAACTATTTTATCTTTTAAAGAAAAGGCCGAGGGAGGTAGTGGTTGGATTAACGGTGGTTTTTTTGTGATGGAGAGCGAAGTTTTTAATTATTTAAAGGATGGCAAGGGTACTATTTTGGAGCGAAGGCCGCTAGAGATGTTAGCAAATGAAGGTCAACTTAACGCCTATAAACACGACGGTTTTTGGCAAGCGATGGATACTTTAAAAGATAAAAATGATTTAACCAATATGTGGTCGAAAGGTAAGGCAGTTTGGGCTGTATGGAATAAATAA
- a CDS encoding UDP-glucose/GDP-mannose dehydrogenase family protein, which translates to MKITIIGAGYVGLVGAVCFAEQGHNVLAVEINEPKLNKLKKGLSPIYEKDLEPLLQKALASGKLSFTASIKEAANFAEIIMLCVGTPQSDDGQADLRYIQQAVEEIARYSTGYKLIVEKSTVPVGTHKQIIDWIKNINQNLQTDVASNPEFLREGLAVKDFMQPDRIVCGVASDKAKALLNELYQPFIKQNVAIIFTNVASAELIKQAANSFLATKISYANMLAELCEKVDANINDVTHGIGLDARIGSKFLQAGIGYGGSCFPKDIAAFIRTGEEHGLNLGLLRETAYINARQRERFINKIKININPLFNKKIALWGLAFKPDTDDVRAAPAIYLVKELLGNQAQVRLYDPKAMTKFKEHFNESANLTYFDDMYEAVKNADGLVLVTEWPQFSEADFAKMKELMTGRHIFDARNALNSAVLKELGFNYVGMGR; encoded by the coding sequence ATGAAAATTACCATTATCGGTGCCGGCTATGTTGGCTTAGTGGGTGCTGTTTGTTTTGCCGAGCAAGGCCACAATGTACTTGCGGTGGAAATTAATGAGCCAAAACTTAATAAACTTAAAAAAGGTCTAAGCCCTATCTATGAAAAAGATTTAGAGCCACTCTTACAAAAGGCTTTGGCTAGTGGTAAGCTTAGCTTTACTGCCAGCATAAAAGAGGCGGCAAATTTTGCCGAAATTATTATGCTTTGTGTGGGTACACCTCAAAGCGATGATGGGCAAGCCGATCTGCGTTATATTCAGCAGGCGGTAGAAGAAATAGCTCGCTATAGTACCGGTTATAAACTCATTGTCGAAAAATCAACGGTGCCGGTAGGTACGCACAAGCAAATCATCGACTGGATAAAAAACATTAACCAAAATTTACAGACTGATGTGGCTAGTAATCCCGAGTTTTTACGTGAAGGTCTTGCTGTGAAAGATTTTATGCAGCCAGATCGTATTGTATGCGGGGTGGCTAGTGATAAGGCTAAAGCTTTACTTAACGAGCTTTACCAGCCTTTTATTAAGCAAAATGTAGCTATTATCTTTACTAATGTGGCTTCGGCCGAACTTATCAAGCAAGCGGCTAATAGCTTTTTAGCTACTAAAATTAGCTATGCCAACATGTTGGCCGAATTATGCGAAAAAGTTGATGCTAACATTAACGATGTAACACACGGTATTGGTCTAGATGCACGTATTGGTAGTAAATTTTTACAGGCAGGTATTGGTTATGGTGGTAGCTGCTTCCCTAAAGATATTGCCGCTTTTATCCGTACCGGCGAGGAACACGGCCTTAATTTAGGGTTGCTGCGCGAAACGGCCTATATTAATGCCCGCCAGCGTGAGCGTTTTATTAATAAAATTAAAATTAATATTAACCCGCTCTTTAATAAAAAAATTGCTTTGTGGGGACTGGCCTTTAAGCCCGACACCGATGATGTGCGTGCAGCACCGGCTATTTATTTAGTAAAAGAACTGCTGGGTAATCAAGCGCAGGTACGATTGTATGACCCTAAAGCGATGACTAAATTTAAAGAACATTTTAATGAAAGTGCCAACTTAACTTATTTTGATGATATGTACGAAGCTGTAAAGAATGCCGATGGTTTAGTGTTAGTTACCGAATGGCCGCAATTTAGTGAGGCCGATTTTGCTAAAATGAAAGAGCTTATGACCGGCCGTCATATCTTTGATGCGCGTAATGCTTTAAATAGTGCTGTTCTTAAAGAATTAGGCTTTAATTATGTAGGTATGGGTAGGTAA
- a CDS encoding glycosyltransferase family 8 protein codes for MIIPIALSLNSAFVKQATVTMFSALQNAAEGAQYQFCLLTYNLTKKDIKFINDKLSSLTALAGIEVIFLTQENYDSIPKLVNKRPKENMFRVLIPQLLPNVPKLIYLDCDILVLGDLSELFDINLEEKAYAAFNEKDLFHFTRPPANIGAKKLYNFFYQLGFNLHEENNYVNSGVLVINNHYWQQHNYTQRALSFLHEFNGKGLVNSDQDALNYLALQDGPSSRAYFSLHYNFLCYLLPMLSFDITDITNFNTHIFYKSFGLENEMKENYIPKLVHFGGRFAPWRGIINTQFTKLYLSYAAKIGWHIDPPDSFRAKLNRLTLKKVLKNIMPYGLVLLKGKRKR; via the coding sequence ATGATTATTCCTATTGCTTTATCACTTAATAGCGCTTTTGTTAAGCAAGCCACCGTTACTATGTTTTCGGCTTTACAAAATGCTGCTGAAGGCGCGCAGTACCAATTTTGCTTACTTACCTACAATTTAACCAAAAAAGATATAAAATTTATTAACGATAAACTAAGCAGCTTAACAGCCTTAGCAGGCATTGAAGTTATTTTTTTAACTCAAGAAAACTATGACAGCATTCCTAAGTTGGTTAATAAACGACCCAAAGAAAATATGTTTAGAGTGCTTATTCCACAATTACTACCCAATGTACCCAAATTAATTTATCTTGATTGTGATATTTTAGTGCTAGGCGATTTAAGTGAACTTTTCGACATTAATTTGGAAGAAAAGGCCTATGCAGCCTTTAACGAGAAAGACCTTTTTCATTTTACTCGCCCACCGGCAAATATTGGCGCCAAAAAGCTTTATAATTTTTTTTATCAACTGGGTTTTAATTTACATGAAGAAAATAATTATGTTAATTCAGGTGTGTTAGTAATAAACAATCATTATTGGCAACAGCATAATTATACTCAAAGAGCATTATCATTTCTCCACGAATTTAATGGGAAGGGACTTGTTAATTCTGACCAAGACGCTTTAAATTATTTAGCTTTACAAGATGGTCCTTCTAGCAGAGCTTATTTCAGTTTACACTATAACTTTCTTTGCTATTTACTGCCTATGCTTAGCTTTGACATTACCGATATAACCAACTTTAACACACACATCTTTTATAAATCGTTTGGTCTAGAAAACGAAATGAAAGAAAATTACATACCAAAACTTGTACACTTTGGCGGGCGCTTTGCTCCATGGCGCGGAATAATAAACACGCAATTTACAAAGCTTTACCTTAGCTACGCAGCTAAAATTGGCTGGCACATCGACCCGCCGGATAGTTTTAGAGCCAAACTTAATAGACTTACTTTAAAGAAAGTACTTAAAAATATAATGCCGTATGGGTTGGTTTTATTGAAAGGAAAACGTAAGAGGTAA